In Thermofilum pendens Hrk 5, the sequence ATCGTGCGCTCAAGGATACGAAGCGAACCGGGAGAACGGTAGCGACGCACAAGGAGAAACGGAGAAGAGCGCACGTGAGGTTTTAAAGGGGGTTAAACGTTATACTAAGCGTGAAGAGGAGAGGCTTGTCCTCTGGGACTATAGCCGCCGTCCTCATATTAATGGCCCTAGCGTTCTACGCCGGGTACCAGTACGCCCAGAGAAGCCTGCCCACGGGCGTCGCCGTAGTTTCTCAGCCCCAATGCAGCATACGCGTGATAAACGACAGGGACTACTACCCAACGCTCCTAGACTACATCTCCCGCGCAAATAAGTCCATCTACATAGCTATGTTCCAGTTTAAGAGCGATACGGACGTAATCTCGAAGATCGTCGAGCTACTCATATCGAAGAACAAGAAGGGGGTGGACGTGAAGGTAGTCCTGGAGAACACGATAGACGAGAACGAGCTCACGTACAGGAGGCTACTGGACAACGGCGTAGCAGTAAAGTTCGACTCGAGGTCCGTCACCACGCACGCCAAGCTCGTAATCATCGACGGTAGGTACGTCTTCGTCGGTAGCCATAACTGGAGCTACATGGCGATGATGAGGAACCACGAGGCAAGCGTGCTCATCGACTGCCCTTCCATAGCCGAGCAGGAGACGCAGTATTTCATGAATATCTACAGGGGAGGATAGAGAGATGGATAAGGACAGGGTTGCAGGCGCAGTCCTGCTCGCCGTGGCCGCCAGCCTAGGGTCTCTCTACGCGTACCTACTGTTCCTCGCCCAGCAGGAAGTACAGGTGCTCGTCATGAAGCTCACGGCGCTCTTCGTCGTGGAGACGTTCTTCCTCGTTGTGGCGTGGGTAGGGCTCACGCTGCTGACGTCTCCACCCGAGGCGAAGGTGAGGGAGATAGAGAGGAGGCTCGAGGAGGAGTACAGGAAGCTCAGGGAGCAGGGCTACCCGTTCCCGTGGTGACCCCGTTGGAGAACCGCCTCGGGAAGATCCCCCTAGCCGCGCTGCGGGAGCTTCTGCTCGGCGCTGGCGCCGGGCTCGAGCTGGACGCGAACCCCCTAACGGGAGACCTGCTCGTAACGACGAACCCGGCGATAGGCGTCCCGGAGGAGTGGCTCGGCTTCTTCGCCTACCACTACTCCGCATCCAACCTGGCTGTTAGCTTTGCGCGCCCGGAGCTAGCCGTGCTCAGCGCGGTGTTCCCGGAGGGCTACCCCGGCGAGGCGGTGGAGCGCGTACTGAGGTCTTTCGTCGAGGAGTGCAGGAAGTACGGGACCAGGCTCGTGGGAGGGCACACCGCCAGGTACAGGGGGCTGGAGCTACCCCTCCTATCCTCGACCATGGTGGGCAGAGCCGGGAGGCGTAGGGAAAAGCCGGCGGGCGGCGACAGGGTAGTCATCGTCGGCGAGGTGGGCGCCGAGGCGGCGTGGCTCGCGGGCGGAGACGTAGACCCCTCGACCCTCACCCCGCTCCCCGCCGCCCTCGCACTACAGGAAGAACCATCCATCAAGCTCATGCACGACGTCTCCGAGGGAGGGGTCATCGGCGCCCTTCTAGAGGTAGCCCAGAGGTACGGTGTAGCGCTGGAGGTCTCGTCGAGGGACGTAAAGGTGTTCGAAGGGCTCCCGCGAGGGGTGGAGCCTCTCTCGGCGCCGAGTTACGGAGCGATAATCGCTGTTACCGGCGACGCGGAAAGCCTGCTGAGCGCATGCGAGGAGAAAGGCCTCACGTGTAGCAACGCGGGAGTAGTGGCTGGGCCCGGCAACCCCCTGGTGGTAGTCGACGGGAGAGAGTACGCGGAGCCCCCCGTGAGCCCCCTCGTGTACCTTTACGGCGCGGAGAGAAGGTCGCCCGAGGAGGCAGCCGTCGCCCTGGCCGCCGAGGAGCTCGTAAGGATCTCCAGGCTGCTAGACGTGATACCGGAGGTCGGCGCTAACATCGCCTACGCGCCTGGCCCCGTCAGGAGCCCTAGAGACGTCCTAGCGCTCGACGGCAGGATAGTCAAGACGACGGAGGGGGCTAGGCTGTGCGGGAAGCCGCGCTACGGGGCATCGAGGCACCTCGCCGAGGTCCTCGCATCCGCCAGGGAGGCCGGCATGCCTTACAGCGCCGCGGTAAACCTCAAGTACTCCGAAGACCTCCTCGAAAAACTGAAGTCCATAGGCCTCCCGGTGTGCGACGCGACGCCCTACGAGGCCTCGTGCCCAGTCTCGGAGGCAATAAGGTCCGGGTGTAGGGCGCAGGTCTACTTCTACGCCGGTAAGCCGGGGCTCGAAGCATCGATAGTCTTACTAGCACGCGACCCCCTAGAAGCCATAGAAATACTGAGGAAAGTCGTCGAGCAGAAACGCTAGCCGGGTGCTTTTCCGGAAAGCTCGGCCCTGCTTTGCTTTTTTGCTTGCATAGAGTTTATAGGCATGTGCCCGGTGGTTGTAGCGAAATGATGAGGCGATTGCCCCCCGGTGAACGTGTGAGCCGGATTACCGCGTGCTGATTCTGCGCGCTGGGCGAAAAGCTAAAGAACCTCGGGGAGCCACCTATACCCATGGTCAAGCTACTATTCCAGGAAGACAGCTACCTGAAGGAGTTCGACGCGGTTGTCACGCGGGTCTCGGGGAACAAGGTTTTTCTCGACCAGACGGCGTTCCACCCTGGTCCCTCCGGGGGCCTCGACACGGACAAGGGGTGGCTCGTGCTGCCGACGGGCGACAGGGTCGAGGTTGTCCAGGCCTTGGAGGAGGGGGGCGACGTCGCCCACGTGCTAGCCCGCGCGGTGAACCTGAAGCCGGGGGACAGGGTGCGCGGAGTCATAGACTGGGAGAGGAGGTACAGGATGATGAAGCTCCACACGGCGTCTCACGTGCTTGCAGCCGTGCTGTACAAGAAGTACGGCGCGCTCGTAACAGGTGGACACATACAGCCCGAGGAGGCGAAGGACGACTTCGACCTCTCCGGCGTCGAGGACTGGAAGGCAGCCTTTCAGCAGGCAGTCGAGGAGACAAACAGAATCATCGGTGGCTGCCTAGAGGTAAAGGTGTACTGGCTGAGCAGGGATGAGGCCCTGAAGATCCCAGGCATAGTGAAGCTCGCCGGCAGGTTGCCCCCAGAGGTGGAGAAGCTCCGCATAGTGGAGATACCCGGCGTCGACGTACAGGCAGACGGCGGACCGCACGTGAAGAATACCTGCGAGATAGGCGGGATAGTCCTGAAGAAGCTCGAGAGCAAGGGGGCGAAGAGGAAGAGGATCTACTACTCGCTCAAGGAGTAGGTGCTCGCGCGGAGATGTCGCGCTATGCGCGGGCGGGGGATCCTGGAGCTTTTCAGCGAGGTAGCCGGGCAGTACGACTCCTGGTACGACTCGCCCGCGGGGAGAGTAGTCCTCGAAGTCGAAGCATCCATGCTCGACGAGGTGCTACCGAGCGGTATAGGCGTTGACGTCGGCGCCGGTACATGCCGCTTCGCGCCCTTTCTCTCCAGGGGGAGGGAGATAGTGTGCCTGGAGCCTGCTTACGGAATGCTCGTCTACGGATACGCTAGGGGGAGGTGCGAGCACCCCCTCTGCGCGACCTCGGAGAACGCCCCGCTAAGACCCTCCTTCGACTTCGCGTACATGGTCACTGTGCTCGAATTCCTGGAGGACCCGGCTCTCTCCCTGACGCGCATATGGGAGGCCTTGAAGAGCGGGGGCTTGCTGGCGGTTCTCTACGTTGAGCGCGACAGCAAGTGGGGGAAGCTGTACTCGGAGCTCGCAGAGAAGGGCGCAGACCCCGTGCTAGCGAGAGCTAGGTTCTACAGCCAGCCCGAAGTCGACAAGCTACTCTCGGCGGCGGGCTTCGAGGTAAGGGAGCACCTCAAGTCGCTCGACTACGAGCCCCTCACGGTCCCCGCGGAGAAGCCCAGGGTCTACAGGGAGAGTTGCGCCGACTGCGGCGTAACTTTGACCGTAGCCGTGAAAAAGTAATAACCGCGAAGGACGCGCCTCAAAGGGTTGACCTCCTCAACCTTTATTAGCGTGGAGTTTTCTTCGAAGTTGTGGGCGAAGCTTCGAAAGTCCTCGTCGCCGCTACCACGCGGGACGGCCGCCTGGTCTACTTGTCTGCAGTTGCTAAGCCTCAACAGCCGGGGCTAGACGAGGCTCTCGCGAGCCTCCTGAAAAGCTTGGCGTACCACAGCTACGAGGAGCTCCAGGGAGACAGGGTCCTGCTGGAGGCGAAGAAGGCTTTATCGTCGCAGGGCTTCAAGGTGGAGGACCTCGAGCTCTCTGTTTCCTTCAGATGCCCCTCCTGCGGAGCCTCCATAAACTTCTCGCCTGAAACCGTCGTCTACGTGTGCCCCTACTGCGGGTGGAGCGGCGACGTGTACGGGAGGGAGCTACGCGTGAAGGCTTGGCCCCCGGGAGGCAGGGAGAAGCTGGAGGAGATAGTCAGGGGTCTGGGGGGAGTCCTACACGACGCGGTTCTGCGCTACGTGCCCTTCTGGGTCTTCAAGGTGAAGGTAGAGGGCTCGTACGCGGGGACAGCGACGTACACTGTTACCAGGACGGAGTACGTCACGGTGATCCATGAGGGCAGGCCCCGGCAGATCCCGACGACCAGGACGGAGGTTAGGAGGAAGAAGGTTGCGGGCCGCGTGAGCTTCTCTACGGTCAAGGGCGTGGGGGCGCGGGTACTCGCCGAGGTGTTCGGAGGGGAAGGCCTGAAGAGGTGGGTGGAGTACGAGTGGGAGAACAACCCTCCCCCGGAGCTGAGCGCCGAGCAGGTTAAGCCCGTGGCGCAGAGCTTCCTCTCGGCCGAGGTGGACGCGGGGGAGGCGCTCGGCATTGCTAGGAGGGAGATAGACTCCGAAATATACGCAGAGATAGAGAGATCGGCGCGGAGGCAGGTGGAAGGCTCCCTGAAGGAAGTTGCGGTCGAGTCCCTCTCGGTGGACCTCAAGGTAGTCGAGAAGAGCCTCGTCTTCGTCCCGTACTGGTTCTTCACGTACAAAGTGGAGGGAAACCTCTACGCGGGGGCCGTGGCGGGACCGAAAGCCACCCTCCTGAAGGCCGAGCGTCGCATCTCGAACATCGAGAGGGCCGCGAGGCTCGCCGGAGCGTGGATAGCCGTGCTGGCCTCGGGCGCGCTGGCGCAGGTCTCGGTGGGTAGCGACCTCGGCTTCCCGGGCGTCCTAATGGCGTGGGCTATAGGGTTGGTAGGAGCCTACAAGCTCGCCGAGTCGGCGTTCGCCCCGGCGGAGGTGGTAGCGTGACTCTGTGCCCCTACTGCGGTGCGAACGTCGAGAGGAACCCCGGGGAGGTCGTGCTCACGTGCCCCTACTGCGGGACAGCCTTCACCGTCGAGGGCGGGGAGGTCGGAGAGCACCTGATGGGCAGGATTAACTACAGCGTGCAACAGGTATTCGAGAACTTCAAGTCGTGGGCACTCAGGATGCCGGAAACACCGAACGACTTCCTGGAGAAAGCCCTCTTCAAGAGCTACGAGGTACGCTTCTACCCGTTCTGGGTGTTCGTGTTCCAAGCAAGGGTGAGCTACGCGGGCGGCTACGAGGACTTAACGCTACCAGTCCACGTACCGGGCCACACCTCGATGCTGGGCACCCCACTCGAGAAGCTACGCCCCACCCTGGGCGGAAAGGTATTCTACAGCCACAGGTACGTGGTAAACGCTGGCGCAAAGCTCGTCAACCCCGACGTGGGCCCGGAGGACGCCGAGAAGAAAGCCGTAGAGCAGGCTGGAGAAATGGCCCTCGAATCCCTCTCCATAAGGTTCGGCGGGAGGGCCAGGCTTAGGGTAGAGTCCCTCGCCGTGTCGGAGAGGAAGCTCGTCCACCACCCAGTTATCCACGCAACGTACACCTACTCCGGAAGGGAGTACAAATTCATGGCAGACGCCTCGGACTCCAGGATACTCTACGCCGAGATACCGGTAGAGGCGAAGTTCAGAGCCGCGGCTGCCGCTGGCGGCCTCGCCTCGCTGGGACTCGCCCTGGCATCCCTCCTCGCCGCGAGAGACGCACCCATGTTCGCCGCCACATCACTACTAGGCTTCCTGGTCGTAGCCGGAGTCTCGCTCAGCAAAGCCTTCGCTCCCACAGCCGTCGTCACAAAATCCTTCGCTAGTTAGAGGCTAACATATATTAGCCAGAACGGTGGAACTCATACCGTGTCCGACGTCTATAGAAGCGTTTCTAGCAGGCTCCGCCTACTGGAAAAGCTGGAGCTAGTGATACCGGGCTACAGGGGCTACAAGGAGAAGGAGCTCAGGCGCGAGGCGGACCGCCTGATCAGGAGCTACCTGCTCTCCAAGCTGGAGCCGGCGTACAGGGACTTCAAGGGCGCCATGAAGGTAGTCGCGGCGACGGGAGACCCCTCGCTGGCGGCTACGTACAACGAGGTCCAGGCGGTGTTCGACAGGGTGGTGTCGAAGCTGAAGACGATGAGCTACGGGTATACGGGGTTCTTCGACGCTGTGAAGATAGAGGAAAAGGAGCTAGACAAGATGCTGGAGCTCGACTGGAGCCTCGCCTCCTCCGTCGACAAAGTCGTGGAGAAGGCTAGGGCAGTCGCCGCCGCTGAGCCCTCCAAGGTTTCAGCGGCGCTGAACGACCTTAGAGGCGAGCTACTAGCCTTCGAGGACTTGATAGTTAAGAGGGAGAACGCGATTAAGGGTATAGGGTGAGAGCGATGCCTCAAGTAATCGAGTGGGTCAACCCAGGGCCCGACGACATAGTCTGGCGCTACCCCGACGAGAACATAACGTGGGGCGCGCAGCTCATAGTCCACGAGTACGAGGTCGCCGTCTTCTTCCGGGACGGCAAGGCGTACGACGTGCTTGGACCCGGGAGGCACACGCTGACAACGCAGAACCTACCCCTGCTGACGAGGGTGCTGTCCGCCATCGCCGGCTACCCGACAACCCCGTTCAAGGCTACCGTCATATTCGTCTCAACGAAGCAGTTCAGAGGCTTGTTCGGTGGCAGGAGCCAGACGACGGAGCTAGCCCCACTCATGTTCAGGGGTTCCTACTGGTTCAGGGTCGGAGACCCCAAGCTCTTCGTAACCGAGGTCGTCGGAGGCCAAGGGAAGTATACCAGCGCCGAGGTAAACGAGTTCATAAGGGGCTTCATAAACGAGAAGGTAATAAAGCACCTCTCCGGGTACTCCTTGGCGGAGGCGTTCTCGAGCCTCGAGCAGGTATCCTTCAAGACGAAGGCCTTCCTCCTGGAGGAGGTGAGGAGGATAGGCCTCGAGCTCATAGACCTTAAGTTCGAAGCCATAGACACGACCCCCGAGTACAGGGACAGGCTCTTCTGGATAAAGCAGACCGGCGCGGCTGGCTACGTGCTACAAATGGACACAGCGAAGGAAGTCGCCAGGGAGCTTGGCAAATCCCCAGGCGCAGCCGTAGGAGCAGGGGTAGTTATGATACCCCCACTCTTCCAGCCCCCACCACAGCAACCCCTGCCCCAGCAACCTCCCGCCGCCCAGCCGCCGGCCACCAAGACCTGCCCACAGTGCGGGCGCCCGGTACCCTTAGACGCCCTGTTCTGCCCGTACTGTGGCTACCGATTCCAGCCCGCCACGAAGAAGTGCCCCAACTGCGGTAGAGAGGTACCGGCAGACGCCCTCTACTGTCCGTACTGCGGTACGAAGCTCGCCTAGCCCCTCGCGACAGCCTTCAACCCGAGTCTCGCGAAGAACGCGGGGTACCTCAGCGAGAACCCGAGAAGTTCCCTTGGCTCGACGTTCCCAGCTGTCACTCTCTCGAGGAGCTCCAGGGGCGCCGAGGAAAAGACCCTCACCCTCTCCTCCGGCGTCGATTTCTCCAGAAGGCTCAGTATCCTCAGCTGTAACTCCACGTTGAGAGCTAGCCCGCTAGTCTTCAGGTGCTCTTCGAGAGGCTTGCCCTTTGCTATGCTCTCGTAGACCGCTCTCGCGGAGATTAGCCCGGGGCGTATACCCTCGCCCGTCAAAGGCATCACGGCGCCCAGCGCCTCTCCCACGGCTAGCCTGCCTTTACCGGGCTTTAAGCCCCCGCTGGCTATCGGGGAACCGGATACCCGTACAACTTCGCCTCTGACTGTTCTAAGGAGCTCCGCGAGCCTCCTCTCGAGGAACTCCTTCCCAGCCAGCCCCCCTACCCCCACGTGCGCGGCGCGGTCCCCGGCCGGGAAGACCCAGCCGTACCCAACGAGGTCCGAGTAGAAGTACACCCATATCTCCTCGCGCGGAGGCTCCACCCTGACGGTAGCCTGGAGCGCTAGAGCTTTTCTCCCCGGGTACGCCGCGTGCCCCCTCGCGTCTACCACGAGGCTGTACTCCGAGAGCCTGCCGGGAGAAACGCCCACGTGCACCACGTCTACGCCTTCCAGCAGGTACCGTATGAACGCCTCCTTATCGACTATGTCTCCCAGCCTCCTACCGCTGTACTCGTGCAGGAGCCTCCCGTCGACGAAGATCCTGTACCCCCGCACGGTCTCGAGGACGGCGTCCCCGGGGATCCTGAGGACATCGTCGACCGAGTACGGGACTCCCCAGCCGCAGGGCTTCACGGCGAACTTCCTGTTAGCCTCGAAGACGGTTACGTCGTAGCCTTCCTCCGAGAGGAGCCTCGCGAGGTACGCCCCGGAGGGTCCAGCCCCGACTACGGCTATCCTGCCCCCCGTAGCCCCTCCCTTTTTTCACAGTTTCTTTATCTCTTCCTCGATTTCCTCTATTGATAGCTTGCTGAACTGTAGTATTACTTGTACTTTGTCTGGCTCTAGGAGCGTTATTATGGCGTCTTTGTACACGCCTTTAACCAGAGGCCCGTACCTAGCCGTAACCTTCCCAGCCCTCTCAAGCCACTCGGCAACTCTACCCAAACACCCCTCCTCGACAGCGAGCAAGTATGTCTTACTAGAAGCGCAAACAAGGCTCCTAGACTTAACCAGGCACATTGCGAGCCCACCGGGTTAACTATGCCTGGCTATAATAAATGCTTTATATAATGCGCGTTTTTAAGCTTCGGGCGCTTGAG encodes:
- the alaXM gene encoding alanyl-tRNA editing protein AlaXM, encoding MVKLLFQEDSYLKEFDAVVTRVSGNKVFLDQTAFHPGPSGGLDTDKGWLVLPTGDRVEVVQALEEGGDVAHVLARAVNLKPGDRVRGVIDWERRYRMMKLHTASHVLAAVLYKKYGALVTGGHIQPEEAKDDFDLSGVEDWKAAFQQAVEETNRIIGGCLEVKVYWLSRDEALKIPGIVKLAGRLPPEVEKLRIVEIPGVDVQADGGPHVKNTCEIGGIVLKKLESKGAKRKRIYYSLKE
- a CDS encoding thiamine-phosphate synthase family protein, with amino-acid sequence MENRLGKIPLAALRELLLGAGAGLELDANPLTGDLLVTTNPAIGVPEEWLGFFAYHYSASNLAVSFARPELAVLSAVFPEGYPGEAVERVLRSFVEECRKYGTRLVGGHTARYRGLELPLLSSTMVGRAGRRREKPAGGDRVVIVGEVGAEAAWLAGGDVDPSTLTPLPAALALQEEPSIKLMHDVSEGGVIGALLEVAQRYGVALEVSSRDVKVFEGLPRGVEPLSAPSYGAIIAVTGDAESLLSACEEKGLTCSNAGVVAGPGNPLVVVDGREYAEPPVSPLVYLYGAERRSPEEAAVALAAEELVRISRLLDVIPEVGANIAYAPGPVRSPRDVLALDGRIVKTTEGARLCGKPRYGASRHLAEVLASAREAGMPYSAAVNLKYSEDLLEKLKSIGLPVCDATPYEASCPVSEAIRSGCRAQVYFYAGKPGLEASIVLLARDPLEAIEILRKVVEQKR
- a CDS encoding class I SAM-dependent methyltransferase, coding for MRGRGILELFSEVAGQYDSWYDSPAGRVVLEVEASMLDEVLPSGIGVDVGAGTCRFAPFLSRGREIVCLEPAYGMLVYGYARGRCEHPLCATSENAPLRPSFDFAYMVTVLEFLEDPALSLTRIWEALKSGGLLAVLYVERDSKWGKLYSELAEKGADPVLARARFYSQPEVDKLLSAAGFEVREHLKSLDYEPLTVPAEKPRVYRESCADCGVTLTVAVKK
- a CDS encoding SPFH domain-containing protein, with translation MPQVIEWVNPGPDDIVWRYPDENITWGAQLIVHEYEVAVFFRDGKAYDVLGPGRHTLTTQNLPLLTRVLSAIAGYPTTPFKATVIFVSTKQFRGLFGGRSQTTELAPLMFRGSYWFRVGDPKLFVTEVVGGQGKYTSAEVNEFIRGFINEKVIKHLSGYSLAEAFSSLEQVSFKTKAFLLEEVRRIGLELIDLKFEAIDTTPEYRDRLFWIKQTGAAGYVLQMDTAKEVARELGKSPGAAVGAGVVMIPPLFQPPPQQPLPQQPPAAQPPATKTCPQCGRPVPLDALFCPYCGYRFQPATKKCPNCGREVPADALYCPYCGTKLA
- a CDS encoding phospholipase D-like domain-containing protein, translated to MKRRGLSSGTIAAVLILMALAFYAGYQYAQRSLPTGVAVVSQPQCSIRVINDRDYYPTLLDYISRANKSIYIAMFQFKSDTDVISKIVELLISKNKKGVDVKVVLENTIDENELTYRRLLDNGVAVKFDSRSVTTHAKLVIIDGRYVFVGSHNWSYMAMMRNHEASVLIDCPSIAEQETQYFMNIYRGG